In the genome of Ptychodera flava strain L36383 chromosome 13, AS_Pfla_20210202, whole genome shotgun sequence, one region contains:
- the LOC139147557 gene encoding acyl-coenzyme A diphosphatase NUDT19-like, whose translation MATLLKHWREAATLVLAARMRKPQLGSCDYQLLMLQRHQRSKFMPDNYVFPGGVIETEADFASQWAELFAKSNRTLTRFTNIRGPRPPIFSKTTGASEIPNEVAFRICAIRETFEESGILLVTDPSAVADTGDKDILKLSTSTTDKILSKICKRELEDWRRRVHDNALEFIELCRLLNCVPNILALTEWSDWLTPSDFKPRRYDTVFYVCCVDDIPSAAVDDQEVVNLKWLTPSEALAAHMSEKIILAPPQVYEVSRIRNFKSLDELYGYSVARGDKGLDLWLPVRINAKDGVISVLPGDSLYPEKPDFVGDKDVESIDQTMLDSRRSSTCLHRAEINGIFKIQFFCNIDLPHGQITPVTLAPDDIERKSKLENSRPSFRILC comes from the exons ATGGCGACTCTTTTGAAACACTGGCGCGAAGCGGCAACCCTGGTACTGGCTGCAAGAATGCGCAAACCTCAGCTAGGATCCTGTGACTACCAGCTTCTCATGCTCCAACGACACCAGCGAAGCAAGTTCATGCCGGACAACTACGTCTTCCCCGGCGGTGTTATCGAGACTGAAGCGGACTTTGCCAGCCAGTGGGCTGAACTTTTTGCGAAAAGTAACAGGACACTGACCAGATTCACGAACATCAGAGGGCCCAGACCGCCGATTTTCTCGAAGACGACGGGGGCTTCAGAAATTCCGAATGAGGTTGCATTCCGTATATGTGCAATACGTGAAACTTTTGAAGAAAGTGGTATTCTTCTAGTCACCGACCCTTCAGCAGTAGCCGATACAGGTGACAAGGATATTCTGAAGTTGTCAACCTCAACCACGGACAAAATTTTATCGAAAATTTGCAAGCGCGAACTCGAGGATTGGCGGCGGCGTGTCCATGACAACGCTTTGGAATTTATCGAGTTGTGTCGGCTGCTGAACTGTGTGCCGAACATCTTGGCTCTGACGGAATGGTCGGATTGGCTGACACCCTCTGACTTTAAGCCAAGGCGGTACGACACTGTGTTTTATGTTTGCTGTGTGGATGACATCCCATCGGCTGCTGTGGATGATCAAGAAGTTGTCAATTTGAAA TGGTTGACACCTTCAGAAGCTTTAGCAGCTCACATGTCAGAGAAGATCATTCTTGCCCCACCACAGGTGTATGAAGTCTCCAGGATTCGCAACTTCAAGAGTTTGGATGAGCTCTATGGTTACAGTGTTGCTAGGGGAGACAAAGGTCTGGATCTGTGGTTGCCAGTGAGAATTAATGCAAAAGATGGAGTTATATCAGTCCTTCCAG GAGATAGCCTGTATCCTGAGAAGCCAGATTTCGTTGGAGATAAGGATGTTGAGAGTATTGACCAGACTATGCTCGACAGCAGACGCTCCTCAACTTGCCTTCACAGAGCTGAAATAAATGGCATCTTTAAAATTCAATTCTTCTGCAATATTGACTTGCCCCACGGACAAATTACACCTGTGACTTTGGCACCGGATGACATtgaaagaaaatcaaagttAGAGAATTCAAGACCAAGTTTCAGAATCTTGTGTTAA